A stretch of the Filimonas lacunae genome encodes the following:
- a CDS encoding DUF1810 family protein codes for MAQRYDISDLGEAVDYLAHPALRKRLMKISQALLELPSNNTTEIMGRSGDIKLQFIYDIIFIGSRC; via the coding sequence ATGGCGCAGCGCTACGACATCAGCGATTTAGGTGAAGCAGTAGATTACCTGGCGCATCCGGCACTAAGAAAACGGCTGATGAAAATCAGCCAGGCTTTACTGGAACTTCCCAGCAATAATACTACGGAGATTATGGGGCGTTCCGGCGATATAAAATTGCAATTCATCTATGACATTATTTTCATTGGTTCCCGATGCTGA
- the istB gene encoding IS21-like element helper ATPase IstB, giving the protein MNTTQTLQQMQQLRLPGMYQAYRSQLELSMDQQLDGHELIAHLLQSEEQNRSNEKTALCLKLAKLRLPVTIEQVECSQARNITKQQLAMLAEGRYLLQGENILITGATGCGKSHLACALGHQACLHGYKTIYLNMNRLAEKITLARLDGSYIKLLNQLERQSLIILDDFGLAPMTQDMRLTLLQLLEDRYGKKSVIVTSQLPVAKWHEYLNDPTLADATLDRLTANAHRVELKGESLRRKKEKANQ; this is encoded by the coding sequence ATGAACACAACGCAAACGCTTCAGCAAATGCAACAACTGCGACTGCCAGGTATGTACCAGGCTTACCGTTCCCAGCTGGAACTATCTATGGATCAGCAACTGGATGGTCATGAACTAATAGCCCACCTGCTTCAATCTGAAGAACAAAACCGTTCTAATGAAAAAACAGCTCTTTGCCTTAAGCTCGCAAAGCTCCGGCTACCAGTGACCATAGAACAAGTGGAATGTAGTCAGGCCAGAAACATCACTAAACAACAACTGGCTATGCTGGCAGAAGGCAGATACCTCTTACAGGGAGAAAACATACTGATTACGGGTGCAACCGGCTGCGGAAAAAGTCATCTGGCGTGCGCTCTGGGACACCAGGCGTGCCTGCATGGTTATAAAACTATTTACCTGAACATGAACCGGCTTGCGGAGAAGATAACCCTGGCCAGACTGGATGGCTCTTATATTAAACTTTTAAATCAACTGGAACGCCAATCCCTGATTATCCTGGATGACTTTGGCCTGGCACCGATGACGCAGGATATGCGTCTTACCTTACTACAGTTACTGGAAGACCGGTATGGGAAAAAGAGTGTTATTGTGACCTCACAATTACCAGTTGCAAAATGGCATGAATACTTAAACGATCCCACCTTAGCTGATGCCACGCTTGACAGGCTGACAGCCAATGCTCACCGGGTGGAACTCAAAGGTGAATCTCTCCGAAGAAAAAAAGAGAAAGCTAATCAATAA
- a CDS encoding helix-turn-helix domain-containing protein translates to MLFPFDPEVFWQRVRLIIREEVSRVEKAAPVTSLYETPGLEYKPLYKIEEVCQLFQISKPTIYSWVECGKLKPVKIRSRVFFLWQDIQSLLKEGRKDTAA, encoded by the coding sequence ATGTTATTCCCTTTTGACCCGGAAGTATTTTGGCAGCGGGTGCGACTTATCATACGGGAGGAAGTGAGCCGGGTAGAAAAAGCCGCCCCGGTAACTTCCTTATATGAAACGCCGGGGCTGGAATACAAACCACTTTACAAGATAGAAGAAGTATGCCAGCTCTTCCAGATTAGCAAACCTACCATCTACTCATGGGTGGAATGCGGTAAGCTAAAACCAGTAAAAATTCGTTCACGTGTATTTTTTCTATGGCAGGACATTCAATCTCTTTTGAAGGAAGGGCGGAAAGATACCGCTGCGTAA
- a CDS encoding DUF2188 domain-containing protein, producing the protein MLWYNGDYPPSYKSQPKAIRDKVREIANEVLRTTGNEGAVVTTGLKQA; encoded by the coding sequence ATGCTTTGGTACAACGGCGATTATCCGCCATCATATAAGAGCCAGCCTAAAGCCATTCGCGATAAAGTTAGAGAAATTGCCAATGAAGTGCTTCGGACTACCGGCAATGAAGGGGCAGTTGTTACTACCGGATTAAAACAAGCCTGA
- a CDS encoding DUF1810 family protein has protein sequence MEEVRSGRKRSHWIWYIFPQIQGLGFSVYILMMLTQCSGMFTHLRSRQ, from the coding sequence TTGGAGGAAGTCAGGAGCGGACGAAAGCGGAGTCACTGGATATGGTACATCTTTCCCCAAATCCAAGGATTAGGATTTAGTGTGTATATTCTGATGATGTTGACCCAGTGTTCTGGGATGTTCACCCACCTGCGAAGCAGGCAATAA
- a CDS encoding helix-turn-helix domain-containing protein has protein sequence MSNTNQPHHGRNFKRMREILGIKQEAVALELGEDWDQKKVSRLEEKEIIPDDLMDQIAKILKVPAEAIKNFDEEKTINFISNTFHDSLNGSAVASTLYNCTFNPIDKLVEVYDALLKEKDEKAAILQRLLDEKR, from the coding sequence ATGTCAAACACTAATCAGCCACATCACGGTAGAAACTTTAAGCGCATGAGGGAAATTCTGGGAATTAAACAGGAAGCTGTAGCCCTGGAATTAGGTGAAGACTGGGATCAAAAGAAAGTATCAAGACTAGAAGAAAAGGAAATAATCCCCGATGATCTTATGGACCAAATAGCAAAGATTTTAAAAGTGCCAGCAGAAGCAATCAAAAACTTTGATGAAGAAAAAACAATCAACTTTATATCGAACACCTTTCATGACAGCTTGAATGGTAGTGCGGTTGCTAGTACCTTGTATAACTGTACTTTCAATCCAATTGATAAGCTAGTAGAAGTTTACGATGCTTTGTTAAAAGAAAAGGATGAAAAAGCTGCAATACTACAGAGGTTGCTTGATGAAAAAAGATAA
- the istA gene encoding IS21 family transposase produces the protein MAQKPIAMEQLKQIIQLQKDGVGIREIARRIGISRNSVRKYIALLAADTPVEESDNKTLADRAYGNDSVVHDANRLQQLITHFQYAQVELNKTGVTRQLLWQEYMVQHPDGYVYSHYCHHLNQYLKNRDLSMHLEYQVADMIMIDFAGKKQSYIDLSTGELVPCQVFVAILPFSGLIFCLAVHSQQTADFTTCINAMLMFYTGVPATILCDNLKTAVTHPSRYEPVFTDICHQLSEHYNTTFSATRPYSPRDKAMAERAVNIVYTHVYAPLRNREFTSLQALNVAMQEQLLLLNNKPYKNTPYSRWYYFEQQERSALKPLPTEPFSPKKVVTLTVQRNYHIQLSEDHHYYSVPYVHVGKKVKVLYDHRTVEVYLDHQRIALHIRKSHQKSYTTLAEHMPPHHQQMQQIKGWNREDLLAQATRIGPSTYQAAALMLENSIYIEQNYKACFGMLMLSKKYGSGRLEAACARILQGTRVNYTMIRNVLERALDKQLPLEEAPPPLTHDNIRGKEHYQ, from the coding sequence ATGGCACAAAAGCCCATAGCAATGGAACAATTAAAACAGATTATTCAGCTTCAAAAGGATGGTGTCGGTATACGTGAGATAGCCCGGCGTATAGGCATCAGCCGTAATAGTGTGCGTAAATACATTGCTTTGCTTGCTGCAGATACTCCTGTTGAAGAATCCGATAATAAAACGCTTGCTGACAGAGCCTATGGAAACGATAGCGTGGTTCATGATGCAAACCGCCTGCAACAACTGATTACTCATTTTCAATATGCCCAGGTTGAATTGAATAAAACCGGTGTGACACGGCAATTGCTCTGGCAGGAATACATGGTTCAACATCCAGACGGCTATGTGTACAGCCATTATTGCCACCACCTCAATCAATACCTTAAAAACAGGGACTTATCAATGCACCTGGAATACCAGGTAGCCGATATGATTATGATCGACTTTGCAGGTAAAAAGCAGTCTTATATAGACCTATCTACCGGCGAGCTTGTTCCATGCCAGGTCTTTGTGGCTATCCTGCCTTTTAGCGGTCTTATTTTTTGCCTGGCGGTACATAGCCAGCAAACCGCAGACTTTACCACCTGTATCAATGCTATGTTGATGTTTTATACCGGTGTGCCCGCCACCATTCTTTGCGATAACCTGAAAACTGCCGTAACCCATCCCAGCCGGTATGAACCTGTTTTTACAGATATATGCCATCAGCTCAGTGAGCATTATAACACCACCTTTAGTGCAACCCGCCCGTATAGCCCCAGAGATAAAGCGATGGCAGAACGTGCTGTTAATATAGTATATACTCATGTGTATGCTCCTTTAAGAAACCGGGAGTTCACCAGCCTGCAGGCGCTAAATGTAGCCATGCAGGAACAGCTGCTCCTGCTCAATAACAAGCCTTACAAGAATACACCTTATAGCCGCTGGTATTACTTTGAACAGCAGGAACGCAGCGCCCTTAAACCATTACCCACCGAACCCTTTAGCCCTAAAAAGGTGGTTACTCTTACGGTTCAACGCAACTACCATATACAGCTCTCAGAAGATCATCATTATTACAGCGTACCCTATGTGCATGTAGGCAAAAAGGTAAAAGTATTGTATGATCACCGGACGGTAGAAGTATACCTGGATCATCAGCGTATAGCCCTGCATATACGCAAAAGCCACCAAAAGTCGTATACAACACTGGCTGAGCATATGCCTCCCCATCATCAGCAGATGCAACAGATTAAAGGCTGGAATCGGGAAGACCTACTGGCCCAGGCAACCCGTATAGGTCCCTCTACATACCAGGCGGCAGCACTTATGCTGGAAAATAGCATTTACATAGAGCAGAATTACAAAGCCTGTTTTGGCATGCTGATGCTCTCGAAAAAATACGGATCCGGACGGCTGGAAGCTGCCTGCGCCCGCATACTACAAGGCACCCGTGTTAACTACACCATGATCAGGAATGTTCTGGAACGTGCCCTTGACAAACAGTTGCCATTAGAAGAAGCACCACCGCCACTAACCCATGATAACATAAGAGGTAAAGAGCATTATCAATAA
- a CDS encoding DUF1810 family protein has product MTLFSLVPDADIVFKAVLEKFFSGKQDKATLSLLSL; this is encoded by the coding sequence ATGACATTATTTTCATTGGTTCCCGATGCTGATATTGTTTTCAAGGCCGTACTTGAAAAGTTTTTTAGTGGCAAGCAAGATAAAGCTACCCTTTCGCTCTTGTCCCTTTAG